A genomic stretch from Argiope bruennichi chromosome 2, qqArgBrue1.1, whole genome shotgun sequence includes:
- the LOC129989336 gene encoding RE1-silencing transcription factor A-like, producing the protein MEPLKKHMLRHKFDSTEKRHQCTLCSYSTNYSSHLRQHMFTHSGERPFKCTECSAGFTQNSLLRKHLLTHTKKTAVLKCEWCSKTFKDTKQLLKHVKIHKKEDKPFKCPFCNKRFSKTSNLKKHEKKHTKKKKSSGKKKTSSNKDGKTPNKGKKKISDTKKKHVSSDDDSSSNVDDDKIIPLLKDSSDSDSNESSSSYESTISKANKQKKSHKENTSGNKLNKTNERKKALKHQEKLKQKADKENDQQNKKENKNIVPSKKKAFPDLKKLVLPESKRASIINKRKIKEKPPIDERRKSLSIDKVTRPSTEKKRFISERKYSSSQDSVESLSLKRDRKASSERRSPSLESIRSSSSEGIKSPTSETIRSPSPEGIRSPSPESIRSPSPESIRSPSPEAIRSPSPEKKKSPLSEKVRFISDQITPIAERIKSTPERINISSLDRLRSPNVERIQSPTPDRTRPPAFEIIQTPAPDRIISPAVERMKAPTPDRIRSPTVERMNAPTPERIRSPTVERMKAPTPERIRSPTVEKIKTPTPERIRSPTVERMNAPTPDRIRSPTIERMNAPTPDRIRSPTVERVNLPTPDRIRSPTVERMRAPTPERIRSLTFERMKMSSSENLSLSIVNMISSTKSERQSPVSLERKKSPTPDRRLSLPSQPFFYKKGPRTPPSEFAE; encoded by the coding sequence ATGGAGCCTTTGAAAAAACACATGTTAAGACACAAATTCGACAGCACCGAGAAACGACATCAATGTACCTTATGTTCATACTCTACAAACTACTCGAGCCATCTGAGGCAGCATATGTTCACCCATAGCGGCGAAAGACCTTTCAAGTGTACCGAATGCAGCGCAGGTTTCACTCAGAATTCTTTGCTGCGCAAGCATTTACTCACCCATACTAAAAAGACAGCTGTGCTAAAATGCGAATGGTGTTCTAAGACTTTCAAAGATACTAAGCAATTACTAAAACATGTGAAAATTCACAAGAAAGAAGATAAACCTTTCAAATGTCCATTTTGCAATAAAAGGTTCTCAAAAACCTCTAACCTCAAGAAACATGAAAAGAAACACACCAAAAAGAAGAAGTCATCTGGGAAGAAGAAAACGTCTTCCAACAAAGATGGTAAGACCCCAAACAAAGGTAAGAAAAAGATATCAGATACTAAAAAGAAACATGTTAGCAGCGATGATGATTCATCTTCGAATGTCGACGATGATAAAATAATACCTTTGCTCAAAGATTCTTCAGATTCGGATAGTAATGAATCTTCTTCCTCATATGAGAGCACCATTTCAAAAgctaataaacaaaagaaatctcATAAGGAAAATACATCgggaaataaattgaataaaacaaatgaGAGGAAAAAGGCTTTAAAACATCAAGAGAAGCTGAAGCAGAAAGCAGACAAGGAAAATGAccaacaaaataaaaaggaaaataagaatataGTTCCTTCTAAGAAGAAAGCATTCCCAGATTTAAAGAAGCTTGTTCTACCTGAGAGCAAAAGAGCTTCCatcatcaataaaagaaaaattaaagagaaaccACCAATCGATGAGAGAAGAAAATCGTTGTCTATTGATAAAGTTACAAGACCATCAACTGAAAAGAAGcgatttatttctgaaagaaagtaTTCTTCATCCCAAGACAGTGTGGAATCTCTTTCTCTTAAAAGAGATAGAAAAGCATCATCAGAAAGAAGATCACCTTCGCTTGAATCTATTCGATCTTCATCTTCTGAAGGAATCAAATCTCCAACTTCTGAAACTATTAGATCACCTTCTCCCGAAGGAATTAGATCACCTTCTCCTGAATCTATTAGATCTCCATCTCCTGAATCTATCAGATCTCCATCTCCTGAGGCTATTAGATCTCCTtctcctgaaaagaaaaaatcacCATTGTCTGAAAAAGTAAGATTCATTTCAGATCAAATCACTCCTATAGCTGAAAGAATAAAGTCGACCCCTGAAAGAATCAATATTTCTTCACTGGATAGATTAAGATCTCCAAATGTTGAAAGAATACAATCACCAACTCCAGACAGAACAAGACCTCCagcttttgaaataattcaaacgCCAGCTCCTGACAGAATTATATCACCAGCTGTTGAAAGAATGAAAGCACCAACTCCAGATAGAATTAGATCTCCAACTGTTGAAAGAATGAATGCGCCAACTCCAGAGCGAATTAGATCTCCAACTGTTGAAAGAATGAAAGCGCCAACTCCAGAAAGAATTAGATCTCcaactgttgaaaaaataaaaacgccCACTCCAGAAAGAATTAGATCTCCAACTGTTGAAAGAATGAATGCGCCAACTCCAGATAGAATTAGATCTCCAACGATTGAAAGAATGAATGCACCAACACCAGATAGAATTAGATCTCCAACTGTTGAAAGAGTGAATCTACCAACACCAGATAGAATTAGATCCCCTACTGTTGAGCGAATGAGAGCACCAACTCCAGAGAGAATTAGATCTCTAActtttgaaagaatgaaaatgtcATCTTCTGAAAATCTGAGTTTATCCATTGTTAATATGATTTCATCAACTAAATCTGAAAGACAATCACCAGTTtcacttgaaagaaaaaaatcaccgACTCCTGATAGACGGTTATCACTTCCATCACaaccttttttttataagaaagggCCTCGTACTCCTCCATCAGAATTTGCGGAATag